The sequence AAAAGCGATGTGGCTATTTTAAGATAAGAATGCTTACCAAAAGAGAACATAAAAACTAAACGTGCAGCATAAGATGAATAACATTTCAAATCAGTAACTACAACATCAACTATCGGCTAGTAATGGGAATATAGCAGTTATTGCTATATACACATCTGAATAACTAAAAAAAGACATCTGTTACAACCGCCACGTGTGTCATAAAAAAGGAAACATCATAGTTGAGAACATGTTAAGCACTAAAAGATACATTGACACATGATATGTAATCAGGTTTAAGGTATACCTTGTGCCATGGGTGAGGCTTTATTTGAGGGAACCTAAACTCGGTGTAGTTTGGATTCATACACTTTATCTCCTCTCTTGTAGGTGTTCCCAGGACCTGTATAAACAATAAGATTGCACAAAGTCAGTAAAACGTATATTTAGTACTTTATGAGTTGTAATCAGTTACATCCATTAATTTGCTTGAAAACCAAggaaccaatgagagcgcgacatgtggggcgaaaatcacatgtgattgaaaaaaataaaaaatttcaaaagaaaaaaaatttcgaaacttttttttttcgaaatttttttttttcgaaattttttttacaatcacatgtgattctgcatgtcaatcacatgtgattgtaaacccaatcacatgtgattatgcatgtcaaatccaatcacatgtgattatgcatgtcaaatccaatcacatgtgattatataattcaatcacatgtgattgtgcaggtaaatcacatgtgattgtaaagaaaaattcgaaaaaaaaaaattcgtaaaaaaaaaaaaaatttcgaaaaaaaaaagtttttgaaatttttttttcaatcacatgtgattttcgtgccacatgtcacgctctcattggtcccttgaatctcaacttaatttatggattcaaatgaatattcctcagtactttatatatacaaaatatttatatgtTCCGAATAACTTACCTTAATTATCTCAACCAGTTGATCAACACCACTTTCTCCAGGAAACAGAGGCTGCACAATAACTTGATCAGAGAAATGATTGAAGCAAGAGGTTGCTATAATTgacagtcaacaaaagtcaaacttgaatCAACTGAAAATATGATTACTGAGACTTTAAAGTCGTAATGATCTGTTTTTTTAATGCTTGGATAaagtaattatgattatgattctgaTTATCTGACTATTTAGGAGTCAAATAGTAAGTTACATATCTCATGTATGAAAATTGATTATTTAGAATATAAAATACAATACTCCGTATTTACTTATTACCCTTCTTTTTactcacatttttattgttaactgtTAATAAAAAACTAAAAAGCCGTAATAATTAGAATTATACATGATAAATTAATTTCAAAATTTGTTAACATATAATTTATAACAAGATATTAAGTAGTTGAATATCGAACTGATATTGACATGAATATTCCAACAATATACAAAAATGTCACTTTTGGTTATTTTATCTATTAATTCCCAAAAAAATCTGATATTTCCAAACACTTGCAACTAATTATCTAATTGTGATTGTAATCAGATATTAATTTAAACAAAAGCACAATAGAACGGCCTTAAAGTACCTGTCCAAGTAGTAGTTCAGCCATCACACAACCTGTTGACCATATATCTATAGCTGTTGTATACTCGGTAGCACCAAATATAAGCTCTGGAGCACGATAATATCTTGAACAAATATAAGACACATTTGGCTCTCCTTTCACCtagataataaataattaaattttaaGATGCTAAAGAAGAGGGTTTGCAAATTACATTACAATGTAACTAAACCAATATGCACTTTGTACAGGACTTACTAGGACTTTAGCACTACCAAAGTCACAAATTTTCAGCTGATGCGTGTGCGGATTCACCTGAAAATAacaaaaaatgaaaaaataaaataaaaaacaaaaaaaaaaaaaccgtagaTCTCTGCTAATTTTACAGCAAGAGTTCATTTAAGTGTGAAGATCTAATAAAATCCAAATAACATACTAATTAATTTCTCTCCAGGGTAAATTTTAGTATCGTTATCAAGTCTtctattatgcaaataataatatggAAATTAGATAAAATTAGAAACAAATCTAGCGTTGGTGTCACTGAAGTTAAGCAAATTTCAGTCAAATACATCAATTAAAGCTGCATTATCTTTTAAAATGACTATTCTGCGATTGAAATGAAATATCAGTATTAGATGCatatttttgcttttttttttattaaaaaaaaaacttacaagTAAATTCTGCGGTTTAATGTCACGGTGACATATCCCGATACAATTGTGAATGTAAGCAAGTGCCCTGCATATCTATACCCAAAAAGAAACATAATTAGATTTTCTCAAACTAAAGTTACATTTTCTAATCCTTGTATTATTATCGTCAATCCTTTCATATGTAATCTATTACTCCATAagaattacacacacacacacacacacacacacacacaaaaaacctCAGGCTCGAAAGAGAGGTAATACATGCCTGATAGGTATACAATTTGACATATATCAAAGGCATCCGCTGGTTCATCCTAGTGTAATGCCTTGCAGTACGGCTTACCGTTTCAGGAACAAAATCAAGAACAAGATTAAGGTAAAGCTCTTCTTTTTCAGTGGTTGAAAAGAAAGAATGTTTAAGTGCCACAACATTTGGATGGTCCAGCATTTGCATAATCTGTAACTCCCTATTCTTGTACCGTTTGTCTTGAAGAACTTTCTTAATAGCAACAATCTCCCCTGTTTCTCTGCATTTTGCCTGGACCAAGAACCCAAAAAGTGCATCTCAATTTGATTATCGTTATAAAACCTTAAATCATCAACCAAATCACCCATACTTACTTGAAAAACTGTACCGAAAGAACCAGTCCCAATAACATGCTCTGCTATGTAACTCACAGTCTGTcatgaaataaaaataaagaatatGATATGCAAGTTGGTTAATAGGTAAAAATGGGTAACTTTTGGgtatgtgtcgggtgggttgaccTGACCCTTTCTGTCCATTACTTGTGAATAAGTAGTGTCAAATGTGATTACAAAAACTACGTTATTAATACaaaaatcttatttttttaatATGATGATTACAAAAGTATCTGCATTACTAATATACTATGGGCGATTTTCAATCCGCTTCCCTTCTAAGATAATTTCTTTTTAGCTTCATGGACCATTTATTATAAACAGATTAACCGTTTATAGTTAAGCACATCGTACCGCCCACATTAAATAAACAAAATGACATTTTTTTGGCATATAATATAGGGGGAGGTTCAATACATAACCAAAAAGCTACATAACTAAATAATGTGCACAAAAATACACTTGTgcacattaaaaaaaaaaatttatttgtgCATAAAAATACACTTGTGCACCATTAAAAAAGTTCTGTATTGAACTTTTGGTTTATATTTCCATAATCAATGATGTACCTGTTCAGATTGGCCGTTACGACCACCAATCGTTGTTCTAATTACATGTCCAGCTTCAGTACCCGCCCCTTGTATTATCTCTGGTTCACTATCCTGAAATATATTTGAATAATTTAGTTATGATCAATAAAGAAATCAAAAAAATTATTTACAAAAATAGTAATACTTACACTCAATTTGTCATCATCTCGTACCACTTTGTCCCTAAGTCGCATATCAAACATTTTTCTTTCGAGCCGATCGACTGCACTAGATGATTCATTAAAGCCACTGGCAGTTCTCGAACTGCCAACTCCCGCATGCCCTAGACTGGCAGATGCCATATTATATATGAGGAGTACCAAAGATTCTAATAATTGTTAGCCTTTACTAACACTTGCGTAACCCTTGAGATTGATCCACCTGAGCACATGTGTTCCTGAAAACATAACAAACCATAGACCGTACCAATTAGAATCTCACGTAACATAATGAGATGCAGATCCAACTACCCAAGATTTTCTACCTATGTAGAGGTGGTGAAATGGGTGGGTCGGACGAGCCGGGTTAACAAGTTAAAACTGTTAGATAAGAATGGACAACATATTAGTGAAGGACAAATCCAGTCGGGGTTGGGGACCCAGCAACATATTCTTGATGTATTAAAATATG comes from Rutidosis leptorrhynchoides isolate AG116_Rl617_1_P2 chromosome 4, CSIRO_AGI_Rlap_v1, whole genome shotgun sequence and encodes:
- the LOC139845197 gene encoding shaggy-related protein kinase kappa-like isoform X1; amino-acid sequence: MASASLGHAGVGSSRTASGFNESSSAVDRLERKMFDMRLRDKVVRDDDKLSDSEPEIIQGAGTEAGHVIRTTIGGRNGQSEQTVSYIAEHVIGTGSFGTVFQAKCRETGEIVAIKKVLQDKRYKNRELQIMQMLDHPNVVALKHSFFSTTEKEELYLNLVLDFVPETVSRTARHYTRMNQRMPLIYVKLYTYQICRALAYIHNCIGICHRDIKPQNLLVNPHTHQLKICDFGSAKVLVKGEPNVSYICSRYYRAPELIFGATEYTTAIDIWSTGCVMAELLLGQPLFPGESGVDQLVEIIKVLGTPTREEIKCMNPNYTEFRFPQIKPHPWHKVFQKRLPPEAVDLVCRFFQYSPNLRCTALEACVHPFFDELRDPSTRLPNGRPLPPLFNFKPQELGDVSRETVHRLIPEHARKQNLFMALNIQ
- the LOC139845197 gene encoding shaggy-related protein kinase kappa-like isoform X2, whose translation is MASASLGHAGVGSSRTASGFNESSSAVDRLERKMFDMRLRDKVVRDDDKDSEPEIIQGAGTEAGHVIRTTIGGRNGQSEQTVSYIAEHVIGTGSFGTVFQAKCRETGEIVAIKKVLQDKRYKNRELQIMQMLDHPNVVALKHSFFSTTEKEELYLNLVLDFVPETVSRTARHYTRMNQRMPLIYVKLYTYQICRALAYIHNCIGICHRDIKPQNLLVNPHTHQLKICDFGSAKVLVKGEPNVSYICSRYYRAPELIFGATEYTTAIDIWSTGCVMAELLLGQPLFPGESGVDQLVEIIKVLGTPTREEIKCMNPNYTEFRFPQIKPHPWHKVFQKRLPPEAVDLVCRFFQYSPNLRCTALEACVHPFFDELRDPSTRLPNGRPLPPLFNFKPQELGDVSRETVHRLIPEHARKQNLFMALNIQ